The proteins below come from a single Cannabis sativa cultivar Pink pepper isolate KNU-18-1 chromosome 3, ASM2916894v1, whole genome shotgun sequence genomic window:
- the LOC115708983 gene encoding aspartic proteinase 36 — protein MAEATRARILIAATLLQAAAVLYGFPATMNLERAFPTNHRVELSQLRARDRLRHGRLLQSTGESFVDFPVAGTFNPYLVGLYFTRVKLGSPSQEFYVQIDTGSDVLWVNCNSCKGCPKSTSLKIELNSFDVGSSNTASMVSCSDQICKLGLQSGDSACSGQSDFDQCIYSFQYGDGSGTSGYYVQDLLYMDTVPADYDDPTNTNSSANVVFGCSTSATGDLTSKNAAVDGIFGFGQQQMSAISQLSSQGIAPNVFSHCFKGDNSGGGILVLGEIVEPNMVYTPLVPSQPHYNLNLQNISVNDKVLHIDPEEFTTSTNRGTIIDSGTTLAYLAQNIYDPFVNAITNAVNSEQVTLVTSQGNQCYIITSSITTHIFPQVIFNFAGNASMVLGPKDYLLEQNSIDGAELWCIGFQKNQGQDTTILGDLVLKDRIVVYDLGGQRIGWADYDCSMTVNVSANSSSGTEFANMGPRTITNNSFKNKPLTIITLSILNIFFSYFHFGIINYLYSFTYYS, from the exons ATGGCGGAAGCTACTCGAGCCCGAATCCTAATCGCCGCGACACTGCTCCAGGCGGCGGCAGTATTGTACGGTTTTCCGGCGACAATGAATTTGGAGAGAGCATTTCCAACAAATCACCGAGTTGAGCTGAGTCAACTCAGAGCTCGAGACAGACTCCGGCACGGCCGGTTATTACAATCCACCGGTGAATCTTTCGTCGATTTCCCCGTTGCCGGAACCTTCAACCCATATCTCGTTgg GCTATATTTCACACGTGTGAAATTGGGTTCTCCTTCACAAGAATTCTATGTACAAATCGACACGGGAAGTGATGTTTTATGGGTCAATTGTAATTCTTGTAAAGGTTGCCCAAAATCAACTTCACTAAAG ATTGAGTTGAATTCTTTTGATGTTGGGAGTTCAAACACAGCTTCAATGGTTTCATGTTCAGACCAAATATGTAAACTTGGACTTCAATCAGGTGACTCTGCTTGTTCTGGTCAATCTGACTTTGATCAATGTATTTACTCATTTCAATATGGAGATGGTAGTGGAACATCTGGTTACTATGTTCAAGATTTGCTCTATATGGACACCGTTCCCGCCGATTATGACGACCCGACGAATACTAATTCGTCGGCCAATGTCGTTTTCGG ATGTAGTACTTCAGCAACTGGGGACTTAACTAGCAAAAATGCAGCAGTTGATGGGATTTTCGGGTTTGGTCAGCAACAAATGTCGGCGATTTCGCAGTTATCTTCACAAGGAATAGCACCAAATGTTTTTTCTCATTGCTTTAAAGGAGACAATAGTGGTGGTGGCATTTTAGTTCTTGGTGAAATTGTTGAACCAAACATGGTTTACACTCCACTTGTTCCATCTCA GCCTCATTACAATCTGAATTTGCAGAATATATCTGTTAATGACAAAGTATTACATATTGATCCAGAAGAGTTTACAACATCAACCAATAGGGGAACCATAATTGATTCTGGAACAACTTTGGCTTATCTTGCACAAAATATTTATGACCCTTTTGTCAATGCT ATTACTAATGCTGTTAATTCAGAACAAGTAACTCTTGTTACATCTCAAGGAAATCAATGTTACATTATCACTTCCAG CATCACTACTCATATTTTCCCTCAAGTAATTTTCAACTTTGCTGGAAATGCATCTATGGTTCTAGGGCCTAAAGATTACCTTCTAGAGCAAAATTCAATA GATGGAGCTGAGCTATGGTGCATTGGATTTCAAAAGAATCAAGGTCAAGATACAACTATACTTGGAG ACCTTGTTCTAAAAGATAGAATTGTGGTCTATGATTTGGGTGGTCAAAGAATTGGATGGGCTGATTATGACT GTTCAATGACAGTAAATGTTTCAGCTAACAGTAGCAGTGGAACAGAGTTTGCTAATATGGGACCTCGAACCATAACCAATAATTCATTTAAGAACAAACCTCTAACCATAATCACACTTTCTATTCTAAACATTTTCTTCTCATATTTTCATTTTGGTATTATTAACTATCTATACAGTTTTACTTATTATTCATAA
- the LOC115708947 gene encoding uncharacterized protein LOC115708947 isoform X2, which yields MKIALFQWALLGLWLWFSAVSFCQASSAPGIKNEDTFIPPSKKPCLKKFHEFFHHPIPKFKKSHPPSIPVHKPEPKPEPKPKSKPEPKSEPKPKKESKPKPKPKVEPKPIYKPHPFFKKPFFKFPHPKKPFPPSKS from the exons ATGAAGATTGCTCTTTTCCAATGGGCACTTCTAGGTCTCTGGCTTTGGTTCTCTGCTGTGAGTTTTTGCCAAGCTTCTTCAG CTCCGGGTATCAAAAATGAAGATACATTCATCCCACCATCAAAGAAACCATGCTTGAAAAAATTTCATGAGTTTTTTCATCACCCTATTCCAAAATTTAAGAAGTCTCATCCTCCGTCGATTCCCGTTCATAAGCCAGAACCAAAGCCAGAGCCAAAACCAAAATCAAAACCAGAACCGAAGTCAGAGCCAAAGCCAAAAAAAGAATCAAAACCGAAACCAAAGCCAAAGGTGGAACCGAAGCCAATTTACAAGCCACATCCTTTTTTTAAGAAACCATTCTTTAAGTTCCCACATCCTAAGAAGCCATTTCCACCATCAAAATCCTAG
- the LOC115708947 gene encoding uncharacterized protein LOC115708947 isoform X1 gives MKIALFQWALLGLWLWFSAVSFCQASSEAPGIKNEDTFIPPSKKPCLKKFHEFFHHPIPKFKKSHPPSIPVHKPEPKPEPKPKSKPEPKSEPKPKKESKPKPKPKVEPKPIYKPHPFFKKPFFKFPHPKKPFPPSKS, from the exons ATGAAGATTGCTCTTTTCCAATGGGCACTTCTAGGTCTCTGGCTTTGGTTCTCTGCTGTGAGTTTTTGCCAAGCTTCTTCAG AAGCTCCGGGTATCAAAAATGAAGATACATTCATCCCACCATCAAAGAAACCATGCTTGAAAAAATTTCATGAGTTTTTTCATCACCCTATTCCAAAATTTAAGAAGTCTCATCCTCCGTCGATTCCCGTTCATAAGCCAGAACCAAAGCCAGAGCCAAAACCAAAATCAAAACCAGAACCGAAGTCAGAGCCAAAGCCAAAAAAAGAATCAAAACCGAAACCAAAGCCAAAGGTGGAACCGAAGCCAATTTACAAGCCACATCCTTTTTTTAAGAAACCATTCTTTAAGTTCCCACATCCTAAGAAGCCATTTCCACCATCAAAATCCTAG
- the LOC115711569 gene encoding uncharacterized protein LOC115711569, producing the protein MTQFSIELSNHSYTYVYKFTILIPMRIPSTDLFKWLLIMYLCAVSYFSQASSESSGFKDEDTFLPFPKHHGFFHHPTPGFVNPLPPPAPIYKPEPKPEPKPEPETKPKPKLEPKPEPETKPKPKPEPKTKPKPEPETKPKPKPEPDSKPKPKPEPKSETKPKPKSKSESKPKPKSETKPKPICEPNPNTKPKPKPKEESKSKPKPKKESKPKPKEETKPKPEPEPKPEPKAKPTTPIHKPYPHPFFKKPPFNHPIFKFPHPKKPFPPSSS; encoded by the exons ATGACACAATTCTCCATTGAGTTATCAAATCACTCATACACATATGTGTATAAATTTACAATATTAATCCCAATGAGGATTCCTTCTACTGATCTTTTCAAATGGTTACTAATTATGTATTTATGTGCTGTGAGTTATTTCTCACAAGCTTCTTCAG AGAGTTCTGGCTTCAAAGATGAAGATACATTTCTTCCATTTCCAAAACATCATGGTTTTTTTCATCATCCCACTCCAGGGTTTGTAAACCCTCTTCCTCCTCCAGCTCCCATTTATAAGCCTGAGCCTAAGCCAGAGCCAAAACCAGAGCCAGAGACCAAACCAAAGCCAAAGCTGGAGCCAAAACCAGAGCCAGAGACCAAGCCAAAACCAAAACCAGAGCCAAAGACCAAGCCAAAACCAGAGCCAGAGACCAAGCCAAAGCCAAAGCCAGAGCCAGATTCCAAGCCAAAGCCAAAGCCAGAACCCAAATCAGAGACCAAACCAAAGCCGAAATCAAAATCAGAGTCAAAGCCAAAACCTAAATCAGAGACCAAACCAAAGCCAATATGCGAGCCCAACCCAAACACCAAGCCTAAGCCAAAACCAAAAGAAGAGTCAAAGTCAAAACCAAAACCCAAAAAAGAGTCAAAACCAAAGCCAAAAGAAGAGACAAAACCAAAACCAGAACCAGAACCAAAGCCGGAACCAAAAGCAAAACCAACAACTCCAATTCACAAACCATATCCCCATCCTTTCTTTAAAAAGCCACCATTTAACCATCCCATTTTTAAGTTCCCACATCCTAAAAAGCCATTTCCTCCATCATCTTCTTAG
- the LOC115709925 gene encoding proline-rich protein 4-like isoform X2, with amino-acid sequence MRILSLFQGAILGLLLCLFAVSFTHVSSEATGITEEKTFLSPHKPYFKKFHDYFHHYPKPMYKPKPHPVPVYIPKPHPVPVYIPKPHPVPVYIPKPHPIPVPIYKPKPHPVPVPVYKPKPHPIPVPVYKPKPHPVPIYKPEPKPEPKPEPKPEPKPEPKPEPKPEPKPEPKPEPKPKCEPKPKPKPEPKPEPKPEPKPEPKPEPKPEPKPEPKPEPKPEPKPEPMPEPTPTPTVPIYKPHPHPIFKKPKYHHPLAPYFHHPKKPCPPLAP; translated from the exons ATGAGGATCCTATCACTTTTCCAAGGGGCCATTCTTGGCCTCTTACTATGCCTATTTGCTGTGAGCTTCACTCATGTGTCTTCAG AGGCTACAGGAATCACAGAGGAAAAGACATTCCTTTCACCACACAAACCATATTTCAAGAAATTTCATGATTACTTTCATCATTATCCGAAACCCATGTATAAACCGAAACCTCACCCCGTTCCAGTTTACATTCCTAAAC CTCATCCTGTTCCAGTTTACATCCCTAAACCTCATCCTGTTCCAGTTTACATTCCTAAACCTCACCCTATTCCCGTTCCAATTTACAAACCTAAACCTCACCCAGTTCCAGTTCCAGTCTACAAGCCTAAACCTCACCCAATTCCTGTTCCAGTTTACAAGCCTAAACCTCATCCAGTTCCCATTTACAAGCCAGAGCCAAAACCAGAACCAAAACCTGAGCCTAAGCCAGAGCCAAAGCCCGAGCCTAAGCCCGAGCCAAAACCAGAACCAAAGCCCGAGCCAAAGCCAGAGCCAAAACCAAAGTGCGAGCCTAAGCCAAAACCAAAGCCTGAGCCTAAGCCAGAACCAAAGCCTGAGCCTAAGCCAGAACCAAAACCTGAGCCTAAGCCAGAACCGAAGCCAGAACCAAAACCTGAGCCTAAGCCAGAACCAAAACCTGAGCCGATGCCAGAACCAACACCAACACCAACAGTTCCAATTTACAAGCCGCATCCTCATCCGATTTTTAAGAAGCCGAAATACCATCATCCACTAGCCCCATACTTTCATCATCCAAAGAAGCCATGCCCTCCATTGGCACCTTAG
- the LOC115709925 gene encoding extensin-like isoform X3, with protein MRILSLFQGAILGLLLCLFAVSFTHVSSEATGITEEKTFLSPHKPYFKKFHDYFHHYPKPMYKPKPHPVPVYIPKPHPVPVYIPKPHPVPVYIPKPHPVPVYIPKPHPIPVPIYKPKPHPVPVPVYKPKPHPIPVPVYKPKPHPVPIYKPEPKPEPKPEPKPEPKPEPKPEPKPEPKPEPKPEPKPKCEPKPKPKPEPKPEPKPEPKPEPKPEPKPEPKPEPMPEPTPTPTVPIYKPHPHPIFKKPKYHHPLAPYFHHPKKPCPPLAP; from the exons ATGAGGATCCTATCACTTTTCCAAGGGGCCATTCTTGGCCTCTTACTATGCCTATTTGCTGTGAGCTTCACTCATGTGTCTTCAG AGGCTACAGGAATCACAGAGGAAAAGACATTCCTTTCACCACACAAACCATATTTCAAGAAATTTCATGATTACTTTCATCATTATCCGAAACCCATGTATAAACCGAAACCTCACCCCGTTCCAGTTTACATTCCTAAACCTCATCCTGTTCCAGTTTACATTCCTAAACCTCATCCTGTTCCAGTTTACATCCCTAAACCTCATCCTGTTCCAGTTTACATTCCTAAACCTCACCCTATTCCCGTTCCAATTTACAAACCTAAACCTCACCCAGTTCCAGTTCCAGTCTACAAGCCTAAACCTCACCCAATTCCTGTTCCAGTTTACAAGCCTAAACCTCATCCAGTTCCCATTTACAAGCCAGAGCCAAAACCAGAACCAAAACCTGAGCCTAAGCCAGAGCCAAAGCCCGAGCCTAAGCCCGAGCCAAAACCAGAACCAAAGCCCGAGCCAAAGCCAGAGCCAAAACCAAAGTGCGAGCCTAAGCCAAAACCAAAGCCTGAGCCTAAGCCAGAACCAAAGCCTGAGCCTAAGCCAGAACCAAAAC CTGAGCCTAAGCCAGAACCAAAACCTGAGCCGATGCCAGAACCAACACCAACACCAACAGTTCCAATTTACAAGCCGCATCCTCATCCGATTTTTAAGAAGCCGAAATACCATCATCCACTAGCCCCATACTTTCATCATCCAAAGAAGCCATGCCCTCCATTGGCACCTTAG
- the LOC115709925 gene encoding extensin-like isoform X1, with product MRILSLFQGAILGLLLCLFAVSFTHVSSEATGITEEKTFLSPHKPYFKKFHDYFHHYPKPMYKPKPHPVPVYIPKPHPVPVYIPKPHPVPVYIPKPHPVPVYIPKPHPIPVPIYKPKPHPVPVPVYKPKPHPIPVPVYKPKPHPVPIYKPEPKPEPKPEPKPEPKPEPKPEPKPEPKPEPKPEPKPKCEPKPKPKPEPKPEPKPEPKPEPKPEPKPEPKPEPKPEPKPEPKPEPMPEPTPTPTVPIYKPHPHPIFKKPKYHHPLAPYFHHPKKPCPPLAP from the exons ATGAGGATCCTATCACTTTTCCAAGGGGCCATTCTTGGCCTCTTACTATGCCTATTTGCTGTGAGCTTCACTCATGTGTCTTCAG AGGCTACAGGAATCACAGAGGAAAAGACATTCCTTTCACCACACAAACCATATTTCAAGAAATTTCATGATTACTTTCATCATTATCCGAAACCCATGTATAAACCGAAACCTCACCCCGTTCCAGTTTACATTCCTAAACCTCATCCTGTTCCAGTTTACATTCCTAAACCTCATCCTGTTCCAGTTTACATCCCTAAACCTCATCCTGTTCCAGTTTACATTCCTAAACCTCACCCTATTCCCGTTCCAATTTACAAACCTAAACCTCACCCAGTTCCAGTTCCAGTCTACAAGCCTAAACCTCACCCAATTCCTGTTCCAGTTTACAAGCCTAAACCTCATCCAGTTCCCATTTACAAGCCAGAGCCAAAACCAGAACCAAAACCTGAGCCTAAGCCAGAGCCAAAGCCCGAGCCTAAGCCCGAGCCAAAACCAGAACCAAAGCCCGAGCCAAAGCCAGAGCCAAAACCAAAGTGCGAGCCTAAGCCAAAACCAAAGCCTGAGCCTAAGCCAGAACCAAAGCCTGAGCCTAAGCCAGAACCAAAACCTGAGCCTAAGCCAGAACCGAAGCCAGAACCAAAACCTGAGCCTAAGCCAGAACCAAAACCTGAGCCGATGCCAGAACCAACACCAACACCAACAGTTCCAATTTACAAGCCGCATCCTCATCCGATTTTTAAGAAGCCGAAATACCATCATCCACTAGCCCCATACTTTCATCATCCAAAGAAGCCATGCCCTCCATTGGCACCTTAG